One region of Oryza sativa Japonica Group chromosome 5, ASM3414082v1 genomic DNA includes:
- the LOC136356500 gene encoding uncharacterized protein: MMDDVMSEILLRLPSKSVVRYRAVCRSWRRITSCPYFLAARDAGGILRRPPGAGAGPRPVRMLVHCSIWTARFVCVEERDDVMVVCESAHDKKLNTQHAAGLYHLRDNKFLEPALDLGECSLSEFRFKEKPRPTCLLRLAPLSRLQIHTLRSTPPTNFPFSHI, encoded by the coding sequence ATGATGGACGATGTGATGAGCGAGATCCTGCTCCGTCTGCCGTCCAAGTCGGTGGTCCGgtaccgcgccgtctgccggaGTTGGCGGCGGATCACAAGCTGCCCCTACTTCCTGGCCGCCCGAGATGCTGGTGGGATCCTGCGACGGCCTCCTGGTGCTGGAGCAGGACCACGGCCTGTACGGATGCTGGTACACTGTAGCATTTGGACGGCTAGGTTCGTGTGTGTAGAGGAGAGGGATGATGTGATGGTGGTGTGCGAGTCCGCCCATGACAAGAAACTTAATACCCAACATGCTGCTGGCCTTTACCATCTCCGTGACAACAAGTTTTTGGAGCCCGCACTTGATCTTGGGGAATGCTCCCTCTCAGAGTTTCGGTTCAAGGAAAAGCCTCGTCCGACATGCCTTCTTCGACTTGCCCCGCTCTCCCGACTTCAAATTCATACCCTTCGATCTACCCCCCCCACCAATTTCCCCTTTTCTCACATATAA
- the LOC4339772 gene encoding bidirectional sugar transporter SWEET5 → MVMNPDAVRNVVGIIGNLISFGLFLSPLPTFVTIVKKKDVEEFVPDPYLATFLNCALWVFYGLPFIHPNSILVVTINGTGLLIEIAYLAIYFAYAPKPKRCRMLGVLTVELVFLAAVAAGVLLGAHTYDKRSLIVGTLCVFFGTLMYAAPLTIMKQVIATKSVEYMPFTLSLVSFINGICWTIYAFIRFDILITIPNGMGTLLGAAQLILYFCYYDGSTAKNKGALELPKDGDSSAV, encoded by the exons ATGGTGATGAACCCTGACGCCGTCCGCAATGTCGTTGGAATCATCG GTAACTTGATATCGTTCGGGTTGTTCTTGTCGCCATTGCCGACGTTCGTGACGATCGTGAAGAAGAAGGACGTGGAGGAGTTCGTGCCGGATCCGTACCTGGCGACGTTCCTCAACTGCGCGCTGTGGGTGTTCTACGGCCTACCCTTCATCCACCCCAACAGCATCCTCGTCGTCACCATCAACGGCACCGGACTCCTCATCGAGATCGCCTACCTCGCCATCTACTTCGCCTACGCCCCCAAGCCCAAGCGGTGCAGGATGCTCGGCGTCCTCACCGTGGAGCtcgtcttcctcgccgccgtcgccgccggcgtgctccTCGGCGCCCACACCTACGACAAGCGCTCGCTCATCGTTGGCACCCTCTGCGTCTTCTTCGGCACCCTCATGTACGCCGCGCCGCTCACCATCAtg AAACAAGTGATCGCGACAAAGAGCGTGGAGTACATGCCCTTCACGTTGTCGCTGGTGAGCTTCATCAACGGCATATGCTGGACAATATACGCGTTCATCCGCTTTGACATCCTCATCACG ataCCGAACGGCATGGGGACGCTGCTGGGCGCGGCGCAGTTGATCCTCTACTTCTGCTACTACGACGGGTCGACGGCCAAGAACAAGGGCGCCCTCGAGCTGCCCAAGGACGGCGACTCCTCCGCTGTGTAG